One Oscillospiraceae bacterium DNA segment encodes these proteins:
- a CDS encoding phosphatase: protein MYQIDVETHSHTIVSKHAYSTMQENIKATRDAGMRGLCMTNHAPAIPDAPGEVHFTCLKFLPNEIDGIRFFKGAEANIIDYKGGLDLPNTVLAMLDWVIASIHGPCLPKGSIEEITESYLRVLENPYVHCIGHMGQQNYRCDFEAVVKKAKEQNKIIELNNHSLEGIRPGSKELCTNVAKLCKQYGTRVAVSSDAHYSGCIGNYKLVFEMLSEVDFPKELIVNASLESFEAYLKEVKTQF, encoded by the coding sequence ATGTATCAGATTGATGTGGAAACCCATAGCCATACCATTGTGAGTAAGCACGCATACTCCACCATGCAGGAAAATATCAAGGCAACCCGTGATGCCGGAATGCGTGGTCTTTGCATGACCAATCATGCCCCTGCCATTCCTGATGCCCCGGGAGAAGTGCATTTCACTTGCTTAAAATTTCTGCCAAATGAAATTGATGGGATCCGATTCTTCAAAGGTGCAGAAGCGAATATCATTGATTATAAGGGCGGTTTGGATTTGCCCAACACCGTACTTGCTATGCTTGATTGGGTGATTGCCTCCATTCACGGACCTTGCCTTCCCAAAGGTTCTATCGAAGAAATTACCGAATCTTATCTTCGCGTTTTGGAAAATCCCTATGTGCACTGCATCGGTCATATGGGGCAGCAAAATTACCGTTGCGATTTTGAAGCGGTGGTAAAAAAGGCAAAAGAACAAAATAAAATTATTGAATTAAATAACCATTCTTTAGAGGGAATCCGTCCCGGCTCCAAAGAGCTCTGCACCAATGTGGCAAAGCTCTGCAAACAGTACGGCACTCGCGTGGCGGTGTCTTCCGATGCCCACTATTCCGGCTGTATCGGAAACTATAAGCTGGTGTTTGAAATGCTTTCGGAAGTGGATTTCCCCAAAGAATTGATTGTAAATGCAAGTTTAGAAAGTTTTGAAGCTTATTTAAAGGAAGTAAAAACGCAGTTTTAA